The following proteins come from a genomic window of Trifolium pratense cultivar HEN17-A07 linkage group LG4, ARS_RC_1.1, whole genome shotgun sequence:
- the LOC123921214 gene encoding organelle RRM domain-containing protein 1, chloroplastic isoform X3 — MNIHLQAKSLLEFLSASDTFLLSRCAHGALATDLPYFTRETALQKEFSNFGKIAEVQMVKDAITKRSKGLAFIQYTCQDDAMLALENMDQKNFYGRMIFVELAKPGWDNIGIPPRPPRASGPPKKWNLPEEQGEEVDCWY; from the exons ATGAATATCCACTTGCAAGCAAAATCGTTGTTAGAA ttcctctcaGCGTCAGATACTTTCTTGTTATCAAGGTGTGCACACGGTGCTCTCGCTACGg ATTTACCTTATTTTACCCGCGAGACCGCTCTGCAAAAGGAATTTTCAAATTTTGGCAAAATAGCTGAAG TTCAAATGGTTAAAGATGCGATCACGAAAAGATCAAAGGGACTTGCTTTTATTCAATACACATGTCAAGACGATGCCATGCTTGCACTAGAAAACATGGATCAAAAG AATTTTTACGGCCGGATGATTTTTGTAGAACTCGCAAAACCTGGTTGGGATAATATTGGTATACCTCCAAGACCTCCAAGGGCCTCTGGGCCGCCAAAGAAGTGGAATTTACCCGAAGAACAAGGAGAAGAGGTAGATTGTTGGTACtga
- the LOC123921214 gene encoding organelle RRM domain-containing protein 6, chloroplastic isoform X1 translates to METSILGLASFPCYTTPNSSRLNLRISLSMRHEYPLASKIVVRTSDTFLLSRCAHGALATDLPYFTRETALQKEFSNFGKIAEVQMVKDAITKRSKGLAFIQYTCQDDAMLALENMDQKNFYGRMIFVELAKPGWDNIGIPPRPPRASGPPKKWNLPEEQGEEVDCWY, encoded by the exons ATGGAGACAAGCATATTGGGGTTAGCTTCATTCCCTTGCTACACAACACCAAACAGTTCTCGTCTAAACCTCAGAATATCATTGTCTATGCGACATGAATATCCACTTGCAAGCAAAATCGTTGTTAGAA CGTCAGATACTTTCTTGTTATCAAGGTGTGCACACGGTGCTCTCGCTACGg ATTTACCTTATTTTACCCGCGAGACCGCTCTGCAAAAGGAATTTTCAAATTTTGGCAAAATAGCTGAAG TTCAAATGGTTAAAGATGCGATCACGAAAAGATCAAAGGGACTTGCTTTTATTCAATACACATGTCAAGACGATGCCATGCTTGCACTAGAAAACATGGATCAAAAG AATTTTTACGGCCGGATGATTTTTGTAGAACTCGCAAAACCTGGTTGGGATAATATTGGTATACCTCCAAGACCTCCAAGGGCCTCTGGGCCGCCAAAGAAGTGGAATTTACCCGAAGAACAAGGAGAAGAGGTAGATTGTTGGTACtga
- the LOC123921214 gene encoding organelle RRM domain-containing protein 6, chloroplastic isoform X2: protein METSILGLASFPCYTTPNSSRLNLRISLSMRHEYPLASKIVVRNLPYFTRETALQKEFSNFGKIAEVQMVKDAITKRSKGLAFIQYTCQDDAMLALENMDQKNFYGRMIFVELAKPGWDNIGIPPRPPRASGPPKKWNLPEEQGEEVDCWY from the exons ATGGAGACAAGCATATTGGGGTTAGCTTCATTCCCTTGCTACACAACACCAAACAGTTCTCGTCTAAACCTCAGAATATCATTGTCTATGCGACATGAATATCCACTTGCAAGCAAAATCGTTGTTAGAA ATTTACCTTATTTTACCCGCGAGACCGCTCTGCAAAAGGAATTTTCAAATTTTGGCAAAATAGCTGAAG TTCAAATGGTTAAAGATGCGATCACGAAAAGATCAAAGGGACTTGCTTTTATTCAATACACATGTCAAGACGATGCCATGCTTGCACTAGAAAACATGGATCAAAAG AATTTTTACGGCCGGATGATTTTTGTAGAACTCGCAAAACCTGGTTGGGATAATATTGGTATACCTCCAAGACCTCCAAGGGCCTCTGGGCCGCCAAAGAAGTGGAATTTACCCGAAGAACAAGGAGAAGAGGTAGATTGTTGGTACtga